AAAAGAAATGTCAATAGTTAAAAAATAGGTTTATCTTATGATCCTTGCAAGAAGAAAGTTATTTTGCTCAACAAGGCTACTAAATTGTTTTCATTCTTTTTCTCTCATTTGAAACCTAATTCTTACTATAATATTCTAAATTTTCATTGGAGGCCAACAAAATTTGTGAAAAATTAGCAAAAGAATTGAAATTTATTTTTGCCAACAATAAGATTTGGGATCAAAATGGTTTCAATAAGCTTGATGGAGACAGATAGACACATCTGTTGATTAAGATAATTGACTATTTTAAGCTTGTAATGGAAGCTTCAAGCTTGAAATTTTGTATTTATGCATATTTTTCGTTAAACAAATCGAAACAGCTTTGGGAAACTGAGTAAGAATATATGAAACCATCAAAGGATAACAGAAGAAAAGAGATAGAGCCAAGAGTGATCGATACAGCATCGTCCACTTTTTATCCTCTCAACATCGCCCTCTATCTCCTCTCTCCTCCTAAAATTACCCTCTCTCTCCTCTCTCCTCTCAGCATAGCCCTCACTCTCATCTCTCCTCCCAACATCGCCTTTTCTCTCCTATCTCCTCATCCAGCATCTCCCGTACATTTTCTGAGAATCGCTCATTGCCTCCTTTCTTGTTCAGCATCACATGTAACTCCTCCTCAATCCTCACCATCTCCCTTACCTCCTAATATATCGATTAATCCTCTGGATCACAATGCGGTTCCAGTCAATCTCCTCACCGTAGGTAGTGGCGGCAAATAAATGACTGAAGCGGAAAGTGCTTCAGTCCTTCCAAAACTCACTGTCTCGCCGAAATCACCTTGGTCGGAAAAACTTGATGAGTGCGGTGACAACCTCATGTTCGTGTACGTCAAAGATAATGGGGAAGAAGAAGGGTTAAAGATTTTATTTAATGCAAAAAAGTACTGTAACAAAGTAAATTTAGTTATTTATCAACTGAGCTAGTTCGGTATAGTGAGTATTAATGGAAAGCGGATATTTTTATGTAGAAAAGATTACTCATCTCAATTTAACGGTTGACTAACGATTTGTTAGTCAAAACAGTTTGAAATATAATGACAACGAGTTGAATAAGAAAACTTGAATTATAATGAGATTGGAGTCGCATTAGCATGTATCATTTGTTTAAATTGTATAAGGCTCTCGTGTTGTGCAGTTTCGTCAATACCCCATCGAAACAGACAAACAAAGCTTCACCAGTTTCATCTGCAACGGACATCTCCGCACGGTATCTAGTAGACAGAGAACATGTATCAAATCCCATAGGTGATTTTGTGTTAGGTCAGAAGTTCAATGTTACTGAATAAGCTGCTGATAATTAGTACAGACCGGAGAACACTAACTGCATTAGTATTGTTGCAAGGCAGACATGTGAAAGATGAGACAGTGCGCTAAAGTTTCTTGTCACAGTTAGAGCAGGAAACATAGCACCATTCCTTCTCCATCTTTATTCCAGTCACTCTTCCGGTACAGACAAAATCAATTTCCTACATTGTTCAAAAACCATAATGACACACAGAAACGTACACATTCAGCATTTAAGCATTACAAACCTGGTTGACATACCTGCGAGGGAGCAGTTGTGAGAAAATTATTGAGCTCGGCTATGCTCAGGGATTCCACCTTAGCAGTGGAGATGCTGGTGTAAGCCCAGTGTCTTGTGCGACCAACCTGCATAATTGAATATAAAGTTGTTAGACTTATCGATATACATTTGGAATCTCACAGAATTAGTGAATGTATAAAGCCAATGATTCTCAAGAAGTTACATGTAGAAAAAACTCTCCCCTGCAGTTGTTTCCTTGTCAAAGTATATGTGTGTGCCGGAGGTGGCATTCAAAAACAGACGACCTGCAGGATGAATAGGGAGTAAATGCTCTAACAATCATTTAACGGATGGCCATGTAGTTTCAGTTTGGTTGCTTACCTCCCACCATCTTGGGGTTGACACTGGTTGCAACCACAACCCTTGGATTACCTCGCATTGTTTCTTGTTGATTGTGGATCTTAACAGCCTGAGAGTCGAAGAGACTCATGGTCACATACATGTCACTGATAACATGCGAAGATAGAATATTGGATAGAATATTGGTGAGAAAACTGTAGTTATTATATTTAAACAATCGACCAAAAAATATAGTTCAAATAACGTACTTGTCCATCTTAATGGTTGCCATAACACGGTTCTTATCCTGAGAAGGGTCAGTGACAGTACTCATCACAACAGTTATCTCACCAATAAGGTCTGTGGATAGAAGATAATTATATATCTAATCCGGTAGTCAGAAGAACAGATAAGAGAAACATTACCTAGAAACTGAGTGTTTGTGTTGGAAAGACAAATCATATCACTGTGATTATGGCGGAGCCAGAAAAATTCAAGAGGTATCAGAACGGCCGGTTTGACCTCATTGAAAGAGTTTGAGTCGCTAAAACGGATTAGCAGGGCAGAGTCCGATAGCCGATAATTTTGGTTACATCGAGTAACATCAAAAACGGTTAGAGAATAAACCGAACTCGATTTCAGATTAGGCATGTGAGTCGCAAGCCGGTTGACATTCACGGTGGCAGGTATCATGGTCGCCTGAACATATGTGAAATAGATACAACAATCATCAAACTGTGCAAAATGTCTCAGCGAAGAATGTTTAGCAAAAAAAATTTTTTTTTAACTAAAATCTTAGTAATATGGATTCATGACGGCGGAAATGTCTAAAGAATTTAACCGGTGAAATAACTCTATTTATTAACAGAAGGTGGAGTTAAATAATTTACCTAGGAATCCAGTAGGAGCATATCCACTCCCATGAATTTTCCACCCCGGCAGACATTCATGGCCGCCAAGAAACGGAGCAACCGGACTTGAACGGTGGAGGAGGAGCGGCCTGTCTTCAAATCGGAGAGGAGGACTGATGCGTTAGCCATAGCTCACAATATTAGTTTACTGGTTAGA
This sequence is a window from Brassica oleracea var. oleracea cultivar TO1000 chromosome C1, BOL, whole genome shotgun sequence. Protein-coding genes within it:
- the LOC106345115 gene encoding uncharacterized protein LOC106345115 → MIPATVNVNRLATHMPNLKSSSVYSLTVFDVTRCNQNYRLSDSALLIRFSDSNSFNEVKPAVLIPLEFFWLRHNHSDMICLSNTNTQFLDLIGEITVVMSTVTDPSQDKNRVMATIKMDNDMYVTMSLFDSQAVKIHNQQETMRGNPRVVVATSVNPKMVGGRLFLNATSGTHIYFDKETTAGESFFYMLVAQDTGLTPASPLLRWNP